AGACATGGAGCCTTGGACCGAAAGGGTGGGGGTTGGAACCGAGACCCCCAAATATAGCTTGGACCCTTGAGGGCCGCACATTGAACGTAAGGATGGAGTCAGAGGAATCTGCTACCTGGTGGAAGGAGATAACGGAGACTTATCTTCCGGGacctgggctctgggtgggggaAAACTAGGCTCTTCCCTGGAACTGAAAACCACTCCCTCTCGCCTGTGTTTGGGGTTTCCAATTGGACTACTTCTGTGGTCTGCGTAACCCTGGATCAGAAATTAAACTGCAGCGTACATAATTCGGTAGTGTCCAAGGACATCTGAGAGAAACACAGCGCATCCTCTTTGGAAGGACACACCTTCCCATGGGCATCCCGAGCCTTGCCAGAGATGAGCTCATAACCCAAAGTTACAGGACCCACAAAATGCTGCTACTCTGAATGAGTCCGGAGAAAACAACAAGTCAGATTGAATCAGATTCTCAGGAACATCAGGAACTGGGACCATTATGTAATATTGAGTAATTAAACGtgtttaaaatgttgaaagaaataagagggagggaaaaaaaacaggcgAAGAAGAATGTCATCTACAGAGGCAGGGAAAGTTTGGGAAAGAACAAGATAATGCTTCTAGTAACGGAAATACAAGCATTTAAACGGATGTTTCAGGGAAGGCTTCGGCAGCGACTAAACACAAccgaggaggggaggagagaacgGAGGGGCAGAGCTGCTGTCGCCCCGGGAGAAACATGGGTACCAGACGCGCAGGACAGGATGAGAGGGCCTGTCCCGTGTCTGCCCGGAGAGACCCGAGAGAACGGCGGGGAGAGCGTGTTCCCAGGACACGCCTGAAAGTGCCACGGATCTCGCGAAATGAAAAGCATGAAACGCAGGATATCCTGTGCAAGACAAATACAAAGGAATTTACCCCTTGACACCTAGTGGTGGTGGTACTGCAGGTGTGAAAACAATAAGGGGAACCACACTCGAAACGGAGTTGGGAAGCCCTGGGGGAGCTGTCCCGCACTACCGCTCACCGCAGTTTGCACGTTTTCCTCCCGGAGGAGGAAGCCGCCTTCGCACTTCATTCAGCACGGCGAGCAGCTCACTCCACTACAGCGGGACAAAGGAGGGTTTTCCCCTCGCCTAGCAACAGACCCAGCCAATGAGAAACTGCCGTGACTCAGCCAATGGGAAGTCATCGCACTTCCAACTGCCACTCCCGGCTTCCTCCAATGGACACTTTGTTTACAAtagcccctccccctgctccccccccccccccgccccgccttctTCTCGCTCAGAGTCCCCCTCCTTTGTTCTCCAGGCTTGCGTAGGGTTTGCTGTAGCTTGGACATCCGGAATTGTATTTCCTCTGCCTACCCGAATAAAGTCATTTTTGCGGGCAAAAGAgctggctattttatttttaacattgacaCAGGGCACTGAGGACAGAGGCTTTTACAGCTGCCTAAAATTAGACAGGCGAGCAGCAGGTTAGCTCGACTGCAGCCTTCGCAACAGGACTGCAGAAGCCAGCAGACCGCAGCCGAGACCTTAAGAGCAAGGAGAGAACAAAGCCGCCCCGCTGGAGGTGCCGGCCTGGCTACACTTTCATCCGGGCCCCAGCCCCGGAGGGCCCGAGCCCCAGAGGCCGCGGCCGGGGCTGCTGCTCACCAGCAGACCTTCGCTGTAAGGGCATTTCTAAACATGGACCTTAGCTGGAGAGGCCCCTGGGGCGGAGGTAGATCCGAGGTGTGAGAAGACATGGTGAGCAAAGAAACAGGTGGTAGGTCACggtaaatgcagaaaactgtaaaaaAGCCAAGAACCAAAGCCCACCTCCCCAAGCCTGAAGCCTGAAACCCTAAGCCTGTGGCAGACCCCTGGAAACTACAGCTCCCGTGAGGCTCTGCGCGGCGCGCACGCGCCTTCGCATGCTTGGTGTGCGTGGCCGTTCTAGAACGTCGCGTCGAGGGCCTGGGCGCCATGTTGGGGCCTAGGGGACAGCGGAGAGACGCTTGAACCGGCGGGAGCGGGTCCGACCTGGAaggagccccgcccctcccgcccccgcggATCATGACCCGGGCAGCGGCCGAGGAGGTCGCGGTGGCGGGGAGCGTGGCGTGGCTGGGCCAGCGCTAGAGACGATGCCCTTTCCGGCGGCAACCCCGGGCTCACAACAGACCCCGCCGCCCCCCAAGCTCTACGGCATCTCCTCCCCCATCAGCCTGGCCGCCCCCAAGGAGGCAGACTGCGTGCTCACGCAGAAATTAATCGAAACCCTGAAGCCCTTCGGGGttttggaagaggaagaggaactgCAGCGCaggattttaattttggaaaaattaaatagtCTGGTAAAAGAATGGATACGAGAAATCAGCGAAAGCAAGAGCCTCCCTCCAGCTGTAATCGAAAACGTCGGAGGCAAAATCTTTACGTTCGGCTCCTACCGACTGGGCGTGCACACCAAGGGGGCCGACATCGACGCGCTGTGCGTCGCGCCGAGGCACGTCGACCGGAGTGACTTCTTCACCTCCTTCTACGACAAGCTGAAGCTGCACGAAGAAGTAAGGGACTTAAGGGCTGTCGAGGAGGCCTTCGTACCGGTTATCAGACTGTGCTTCGATGGGGTAGAGATCGATATTTTGTTCGCAAGGTTGGCACTGCAGACTATCCCAGAAGATCTGGACCTCAGAGACGACAGTCTGCTTAAAAATTTAGACATTAGATGCATAAGGAGCCTTAACGGTTGCCGGGTAACGGACGAAATATTACACCTGGTACCAAACATCGACAACTTCAGGTTAACTCTCCGAGCCATCAAACTGTGGGCCAAGTGCCACAACATCTACTCCAACATACTGGGTTTCCTGGGAGGGGTTTCCTGGGCCATGCTGGTGGCCAGGACGTGCCAGCTGTACCCCAATGCAGTGGCATCGACCCTGGTGCGTAAgtttttcttggtgttttctGAGTGGGAGTGGCCAAACCCAGTGCTGCTGAAAGAGCCCGAAGAGCGAAATCTTAATTTGCCTGTGTGGGACCCAAGAGTGAACCCCAGTGACAGGTACCATCTGATGCCTATAATCACCCCCGCGTACCCCCAGCAGAACTCCACGTACAACGTGTCGGTCTCCACGAGGATGGTCATGATTGAGGAGTTTAAGCAAGGGCTCGCTATCACACACGAGATTTTGCTGAGTAAGGCAGAGTGGTCCAAGCTTTTCGAAGCTCCAAGCTTCTTTCAGAAGTACAAGCATTACATTGTGCTCCTAGCAAGTGCACCCACGGAAAAACAGCACCTAGAATGGGTGGGCTTGGTGGAGTCAAAAATCCGAATCCTGGTGGGAAGTTTGGAGAAGAATGAGTTTATCACCCTGGCACATGTGAATCCTCAGTCGTTTCCAGCGCCCAAAGAAAATCCCGACAAGGAAGAGTTTTGTACAATGTGGGTGATCGGGTTAGTGTTGAAAAGGCCGGAAAATTCTGACGTGCTCAGTATTGATCTCACCTACGACATCCAGTCTTTCACTGACACAGTTTACAGGCAGGCGATAAACAGTAAGATGTTTGAGATGGATATGAAGATCGATGCAATGCACttgagaaaaaaggagctccacCAGCTACTGCCTAACCACGTGCTTCAGAGAAAGAAAACGCATTCTGCGGAGGACGTCGGGTTGGTGGCCTTGAGTGACAGCAGTCCCGACTTGTCTGCAGCCAGTGAGAACAGCAGGGCTGCTGCGAAGGCCGGCACTGTCCCTGGCGCCTGTCAGGGCAGGGACAGTCCCACCCTGGCTGTCATGGCAGCGTCCGTGACCAGCGTGCACGTCACCGAAGTGTCCTTGCAGCAGGTGAGCCCCAGCGAGGACGCACGGGGCGCGCCGGGTGACGGCCTGCCTCCGACGGGCCCCCAGGCAGCCATCTCCCCGCCACCAAAGCCCTCGATCGCCAGAGTGGTTTCCTCCACACTTCTGGTGAGCCACCCCCCCAGGCCCTCGGGGGGCACAGCAGCCAGCATGGCGAACCCTATCGTGGGAGTCTAGAGGACGGCCTCACCTCGTCAAGAGGAAGGAccaagggagccagaacagaaGAGGAACCATTTCCAAAAGAGACGGTACAGCCCAGCTTGGCACTTCTCGGACAGCAGCTTCTCCGCAGGCCTGGCAGGGGGCATCCGGGACAGACCTTTCCAGTATCCTTGCCCTCTCTGCAAACCCTGTTTCGTTATCAGGAATTCAATAAAACAGATTGGACTGATAAAAACAACCCCCGGGGTCCGTAAATAATGTCTGTCAGCTCGGTCTGGCGTCTTCAGACACtggaggaggagaatgaagggcACCCACCCACCTAGATAAGACTCAGAATAGAGTTAGGCTTATTCGGGAACTTCCTTTGCCGGGCTAGTCTTGGTCAGAAGTCCAGGCTGGTACACTGAGCTAGACGTGCCGTTGTTGTTACTGTGCCAGCAGCAGTTACGTTAACTGTTTCGGAGGGTCGCTCCCCttaaagagaacagagagccgGCCTTCCAGCTACACACGCACCCCCGACCGGCACCCGGGCCGGATTTGTGTCTGGTGCGTCGTCGGGGAACTTTGTGGCCCAAACTAGTGTCTGATGTCCTTGTGTTGATGTCCTGTGTCTATGTATTATTAGAAAGTAGAACTAACTTTAGATTTTAAGCTTGatgaattttagttttttcctaaaGAGCTTTCCTCCGTTGTCAGTCTCCAAACTGGATGCAGCTGTGCGGTGGTGTACCGCGCTTCAGAAAGAGTGTGAAAATACCTCTGCTCGCGCCCCCTGGGAGGTAGCTGTAGCTCTTCAAAACGAAGTGTCGACTCTTAGGACACACATTTGACGTCGGAAGAGTAATCAGTACATCTCTGCTTCGGACGGGACGTGGTCAGaaatggattgtttttcttctgtagAACTGCTGGTGCGGTGTGTGCGGCCGGCGATCTCGCTGCCGACGAAGCCCCGTGTTCCGTGGTCCGCAGTCATTGTCCTCAAACAAGGGGGCCcctgggctcccccccccccgctgggtGCGTGTGGCGTGCTTATGCCTCCTGAACCCCAGACTGCTGGTATCTCCTGACCCTGCCACGAAATCAGCAGTCCTGTGTTCGCACGGCACAGAACACCGAGTCCTGATCCCGCGGCTCATGTTGTGGTAAAACTTCCCCGAGAGGGATGCCGGGAAGCACGCGGTCCCTCTTGGATGGCCGTTCGACCTCTGTGCGTGAGGAACTGTGTGTCCTCCACAGAGCGCCTGTGTAGGGGAAAGCTCATGTCCAACCCAAACAGGTGAGCAGAGAGGTCTTTCCTCAGAGAGGTTTACgccaatttttgcttttaaatgccTCAGTAAAAGCCATCCGTAAATTTtacatctagaaaaaaaatttctatcaAGCACCTGACACTTGGTTGGCTTTCTGCTCTTTCGTTTTACCCTTCGAACGGCTGGGAGTGCCTTTCTTTAAACCAAAACCCTCGTGATTAAGTGGCAGAACGTCCGTGTCCAGGGGACGTGGGTGGCAGCAGGCGTGGGTGAGTGGCACCGGCCTTCCCGAGTCGGACGCGGCACCCCGGACAGGCTCTCCAGCGCGCCCGCTCCGGCTCCTCCCGCCCCTCCGCCGTGCTCCTCTCCCCCACACGCACGGCCGCATCAGACTCCAGTTCCCTGCACCCCGCTCTGTCCTTCTGGGTTGATGTTTCCAGAGCTGAGATACAGTTCCTTTCCCTCTGGGCTCCGCGGTAATTGGGACTGTTTGGCAGCAGCACTTCCTGACGTCCGGTCCCCGGTGGTCCTGCCCCCCACAGCCTGTCCTGGCAGtcgccctgcccccgccccacagtCTCGAGGCAGGCGGGATCTGCGCGGCGCCCGTGCATCCGCAGGGCCTCGGTGTCGGGCCGAAGTCGCTGGGCGGAGAGTGTGTTCATTGTGTTTGCGTGTTGTTTCGCTGGAGATGGGGACCTTTTTAATTCTAGTTTTCATCGCCCGAACATCAGACTACTTTTATATGATGTGCGTAGTGTCTCGTGGCTGGAGTTTGCTTTGTCTCACAGTGTCTGTTCCCCTTGTGTTGTTGTTGGAGCGCCGTGTTGAAACCAGATGATGTGTTTGCCCACTCGAAGCACGATAAAATGAGCAGCGACggggagaggaaaggggcctCAGCCTGGCATTAACGGCGTGGGTGTTCTCGGGTTGTTCCGGAGGAGGGCGGGGCGCCGATGGGCTGTTTTACTCCATTAAATCTAGAATTCATGTTATGACATTAGGGGAAATTATGAAAAGGCCAAAACTTCACATCATTAAGGGTAAAAAATGGAGTTTAAACACCTAATTCAAAAGGAGCCAGGAGGGAAAGGGGCATGGAAAACGCAGTGTAGAAAGGAAACACAGTGGAAGACGCTGGAAACGAGACCAGACGCGCCTGTCACTGTGCGCAATAAACGGGCCCAGCTTCCTGGCTAACGGACCACGGTCAGAGTCCGTGGAAAAGGTGAGCCCAGCTGTGTGCTGTTTTATTTGTGAGAGGCACGCCCCGAGTGCGAGGCATAAGAGAATGGAAACAAGAAATGCCCGTGCAGAGAAGCTGCTCCGTGGCAGCGTCACCCAAACAGAGTTCAAAGCAAAGACGGTGGCTGGGAGCAGACGGGGCCCCTGCACGGGCCACAGGAGAGGGGCGCACCGGGGGAGCGGGCCGAGGGAAAGCTGGTTTGCACCTGGTCAGCCTCCACGCAAAGTGACAACGGGGAGGCAAGCAGAAGTTACCGAGGGTGTCGTCACCACCCAGGACCGTGAAACAGCTCTGTCGTCAACGCTGtcgaaaaggaaagggagagggggttGGGAGCCCAGCGGTGGCCGGCCAACCTCTCCTGGGGTGGGCCAGGCAGTGCCACCGCGGCTCCGGGAGGCCGTCCGGCCGCTGTCTCGGCTGCTCAGCTGCCCTTGCGGCATGAAGGCAGCCCTGGACCGTGGGTAGACAGACAGATGGCCGGGGACGGCCGGACTTGTCACCTCCCTCCCAGCTGGTGTCTGTCCTCCCTCGTCTGTCGGATGTTTATGGTAGAGCCGCCGCACCTAACACCTGGGAACGCATACTATCCTCGCACAAGCACTGGGCGTGTGCGAGCATTAACCCCTGCCAGCTCGGGAAGTAGGACAACATCCCTCAAAGTGTCAGACTCACAGAACACAGTCTCTGACTGCAGAACGGCACGTCAGAGCGATGACGAAGAACACAGAGAACGTTCCAGAAGGAGGCACAGGAAAAGCTCGTACCACAGAGAAGGGGATTGAGGGACAGTCCCCTCATCGTGTGAAATGACAGTGAGAGGGAGACAGGTCACGGGCGGGGAGAAGGCTTTGTAACACGTAAAACTGACGTCATCACTATCCGGATTACGTTAGGGATGCCAACAAAGACCCGTTAGTAGTGGGAACTACAGGTGAAGACCAGAGGGATTTCCTACGAAGGTGAAGTTCACAGTGTGTGGTGAGCGAGAGAGCCGTGGGGATGCTGCTACGGCCACGAGGGGGGTGCAGGCTGCTCTGGCCGCTGGGAGCTTATCTGGTGACCGTGGACCGGCCCACACCCCGTGCCCACTCGGGCTGCGAGCCGGCCTCCGCCACCACGCTGTGCAGCACCGGAGTGCCCCTTCTGACGGTCCCTTTGCAGCTCGAGGCGGCCACAGCCCGCGGTCACCTGTGCAGCCGTGTCCAGAGCGCCCCACACCCCCCGTGGGCCACGTAGATACAGCTGCCCCTGC
The genomic region above belongs to Phyllostomus discolor isolate MPI-MPIP mPhyDis1 chromosome 13, mPhyDis1.pri.v3, whole genome shotgun sequence and contains:
- the PAPOLB gene encoding poly(A) polymerase beta — translated: MPFPAATPGSQQTPPPPKLYGISSPISLAAPKEADCVLTQKLIETLKPFGVLEEEEELQRRILILEKLNSLVKEWIREISESKSLPPAVIENVGGKIFTFGSYRLGVHTKGADIDALCVAPRHVDRSDFFTSFYDKLKLHEEVRDLRAVEEAFVPVIRLCFDGVEIDILFARLALQTIPEDLDLRDDSLLKNLDIRCIRSLNGCRVTDEILHLVPNIDNFRLTLRAIKLWAKCHNIYSNILGFLGGVSWAMLVARTCQLYPNAVASTLVRKFFLVFSEWEWPNPVLLKEPEERNLNLPVWDPRVNPSDRYHLMPIITPAYPQQNSTYNVSVSTRMVMIEEFKQGLAITHEILLSKAEWSKLFEAPSFFQKYKHYIVLLASAPTEKQHLEWVGLVESKIRILVGSLEKNEFITLAHVNPQSFPAPKENPDKEEFCTMWVIGLVLKRPENSDVLSIDLTYDIQSFTDTVYRQAINSKMFEMDMKIDAMHLRKKELHQLLPNHVLQRKKTHSAEDVGLVALSDSSPDLSAASENSRAAAKAGTVPGACQGRDSPTLAVMAASVTSVHVTEVSLQQVSPSEDARGAPGDGLPPTGPQAAISPPPKPSIARVVSSTLLVSHPPRPSGGTAASMANPIVGV